One part of the Mytilus trossulus isolate FHL-02 chromosome 11, PNRI_Mtr1.1.1.hap1, whole genome shotgun sequence genome encodes these proteins:
- the LOC134691720 gene encoding uncharacterized protein LOC134691720 has translation MREKNLAILEQQRLQYEQERDEYIQKVKLEINQFREKVETKDRELDRYHEKTERMQSQIDQQESLARIQKVITDRESKSGVSYKPPSTPDKYGPSAPKLAIFDGKSDWRPYFLQFSTIADRYKWSDEQRLFKLIELLRDRALKYYSNRVKSLQANYKLFCQKFNEKFGKKELPHILRRLLQDLRQENEENLRDFAERAQELAVDGYPDTPEKFAETLATDAFLRGCLDKRAALVAMDKNPESLDQAVQFVRSAAANQKVIMGGKKSEVKRVTFSDTEDVQEQEEETFAVRVVEKDDDKRGVSASIEKRIKKTEDDLAETKIIVKKILNILNQNQGQNQRSRSTYRSPTPERSTSPYRGTGCFQCGKEGHFARDCPSRIMYRNGSPMRSRSPSPSHNTLNYQGSRKTANS, from the coding sequence ATGAGAGAGAAGAACCTGGCCATATTGGAACAACAAAGGTTGCAGTATGAGCAAGAGCGagatgaatacatacaaaaggtAAAACTagagataaatcaatttagagaAAAGGTAGAAACTAAAGATAGGGAATTAGACCGGTATCATGAAAAAACAGAGAGAATGCAATCTCAAATAGATCAGCAAGAGTCTCTTGCTAGAATCCAAAAGGTAATAACTGACAGGGAATCTAAATCAGGAGTAAGTTATAAACCTCCTTCAACTCCCGACAAATATGGTCCATCTGCTCCAAAACTGGCTATTTTTGATGGCAAAAGTGACTGGCGACCATACTTTTTACAGTTCTCTACCATAGCTGATAGATATAAATGGAGTGATGAGCAAAGATTGTTCAAATTAATAGAACTTTTAAGAGATAGGGCTTTAAAGTACTACAGTAACAGGGTTAAATCATTACAGGCCAATTATaaactgttttgtcagaaatTTAATGAGAAATTTGGGAAAAAGGAGTTACCCCATATTTTACGTAGATTATTACAGGATTTGAGACAAGAAAATGAAGAGAATTTGAGAGATTTTGCAGAGAGGGCACAGGAGTTGGCGGTTGATGGTTACCCTGACACTCCAGAGAAGTTTGCTGAGACGCTTGCTACTGATGCATTTTTGAGAGGTTGTCTAGATAAAAGAGCTGCTTTGGTTGCCATGGACAAGAACCCAGAATCCTTGGATCAAGCAGTCCAATTTGTACGTAGCGCAGCAGCTAACCAAAAAGTTATCATGGGTGGTAAGAAGTCTGAAGTGAAGAGAGTTACATTTTCAGATACAGAAGATGTCCAAGAGCAGGAAGAAGAAACATTTGCTGTAAGGGTTGTTGAGAAAGATGATGATAAAAGAGGGGTAAGTGCTAGTATTGAGAAAAGAATTAAGAAAACAGAAGATGATCTTGCAGAGACaaaaattattgtgaaaaaGATTCTCAATATACTTAACCAAAATCAGGGTCAAAATCAGAGGTCAAGGAGTACATATAGGTCTCCTACACCAGAAAGATCAACAAGCCCATATAGGGGAACTGGATGTTTTCAGTGTGGAAAAGAAGGACATTTTGCCAGGGATTGTCCGAGTAGGATAATGTATCGAAATGGGTCGCCCATGCGAAGTAGGTCTCCATCACCAAGTCACAACACTTTAAACTACCAGGGATCAAGAAAGACGGCCAATTCTTGA